CAATGGCGATGCCAGGGTCATCAATCACAGACTCTTCCATCCCGGCTCCATGCCGGCCATGAGTCACGACTGCGCCAACAACAAGCTCTGCTCGGTGGAGTATACGTCGCGTACTGACATCGCCCGGCTCACCCGGGGAGCAGCCGATGGCCGTCATGTGCGTCCGTCGGGCATGGGGTAGGCCCCATGAGCCGCACGCCGAGCCGACGCAGAACTCCTCCGGCCCCGGTGAACTCCTTGCGCTTCGTTCGACTAGTTGGTAGATAGTCGGCATGAACGCCACGACAGCGGACCGCATCCTCGACGCAGCCCAGGCGATCATGATTGAGCGCGGGTACAGCGGCTTCAGCTACGCGGACATCGCGGAGGTCGTGAAGATCAGCAAGCCCACCATCCACCACCATTTTCCGAGCAAGGCGATGTTGGCGAGGGACGTGGTGGTGAGGTACCGCGAGAACATCCGCCTGTCGTTCACCCACCTCGGCCAGATGGTGCCCGACCCGCTCGGGCAGTTGAAGGCGTATGTCTCCTATTGGGAGACCTGCATCCGGGAGAAGACGACGCCCTTTTGTGTGTGCGCATTGCTCGCCGCCGAGATGCCGACGCTCCCCGAGGAGGTGGGGGCCGAGGTCCGGGACCATTTCCGAGAACTCGCGGGGTGGTTGGCCAAGACCCTGGAGGAAGGTCGGCGCCGGGGCAGTCTCGCTTTCGGGCGCACGGCCGCACTGGAAGCCGAACTCTTCATGGCCACGGTCCATGGCGCCATGCTGGCCGCGCGAGCCTCGGGGGAGTGGACGGTCTTCAGCTCGGTGACGACCGAGGCGCTTCGCCTCCTCCAAACCAGGACCTGAGTCGCCGGGGCAGGGCCTCGCCTGCTCCTTTCGTTTGCCCTGTCTGTCTATCAACTAGTCGGTAGAAGTTCGTTCATCCCCATTGTCCTCGAAGGAAAGCGCAATGAGCTCCTCCATGTCGACCCTTGGCATCGTGCATACCGTGATCAGCGTCGTTCCCCTCGTCCTCGGAGTGCTGGCGTTCGCGCGTGACGGGCAGATCGATCCGCGCAACCGGATCGGCAAGCTGTACATCGCCACCATGGTGGCCTCCATCGTGACGTCCTTCGGCTTGTCGAGCCGGGACGGTTTCAATCCGGGGCACGCGCTGGGCCTGCTGGCCCTGGGATTGATGCTGGCGGGAGCCGTGGCGGGGAAGATTCGAGGACTCGGGCGAGCCCTCCCCTATGTGCGCACGCTCACGTTCTCCGCGAGCTTCCTGCTTCTGCTGGTGCCTGGAGTGAACGAGACCCTGACCCGCCTGCCCGTTGGCCAACCCCTGGCATCGGGTCCGGAGTCACCGCTCGTGCAGAGGAGCCTGCTCGGCCTGTTGCTCCTCTTCCTGTTGGGGTCGAGCTACCAGGTGTTCAAGCTGCGCGGGAGCGAGAGGGCCGCCTAGCTTCGAGTCATTGGACGAAGGCCGTTCCATGCGGGGGGGGCATCGATTCAAGCCCGCCTCGCAAGGGCGGGGGACTTCTCGCGTTACATGAACTGCAGCTGCTCGCGGGGGGCTCTGTCCACGGACAGGCCCTGAGACTCAGCGCCGGGCCACGGGAGGGAAGGGCTCGGCGTCGAGGCGCACGCCCACGTACGAGGGGAAGCGGGGCACGCCGCCGTCGGTGAGCTCCTGATAGCGGAAGGTGATGATGGTCCCCACCGCGGGCGGCTCACGGCGCTCCTGGTCCGAGAAGCCCGTGCCGACGGAGAACCGGGTGCCGTCGCGCAGCTCCACCTCCAGCGCGCCCATCCGGCCCTTGTGCCGGCCGGCTCCGGCCACATGGCCCACCACGCGCGCTTCGTCGTCCTTGAAGCTCTTCACCTTGAGCAGCGTGGGCGAGCGCCCCGCTTCGTAGCGCGAGCCCGGCTGGCGGAGCATCAAGCCCTCGCCCCCGAGTGCCTCCACCCGGGCCAGTTCCGCGCGCAGGTGCGCCACGTCCCGGCACGGCTCGTGCGGCAACCACCTGGCATACGGGGGGGCCATGTCCTCCACGTAGCGCTGGCAGCGCGCGAGCCGCTCCTCGAAGGGCGCATCCACGCCCGGCGCGTCGAAGATGACGAAGGCCAGGGACTTCCACGCATCGCTCCGGTCCTGCCGCCGCACGATGCTCACCGTGTGCTGGAACTTGCGCTGCCCGCCGAACAGCTCGCCGTCGAGCGGGAAGTCGGGCAGCCGCGCGGTGAACCACTCGGGCGCGAGGAAGGGATTGCCCTGGCGTGACAGGAATTGCTTGCCGTCCCAGTACGCGCGCACACCATCGAGCTTCTCGCTCATCCACCAGCCCGTCAGCTCGACGTCGTTCTCCCACGGGTGCGCCAGCAGCAGGGGAGGGGCGGTGACACCGGGACCCTCCGAATCGCCCTCCCGGGAGGGAAGGGGCGCCGAGGCCGCGAGGGTGCCCAGCCGGGTGTTCTCGGCCTCGTCGCCGCGCACCTTGCGCAGGTGTTTGCAGGTACGGCGCTCGATGCCCACCGACTGGTTGCGCCAGGCCGGGCAGGTGCACGAGTACACGCCGCCGGTGTTCTTCAAGATGTACGGCTTCTTTCCCGACCCCTTCACCTCGACCTGCTCGCCGTCCGCGATGTCCGCCACGATGTTCTCCCCACGTGAGGCGGCAATCGTAGCCGCCCCGTCCGTCGTGAGCGGAGGACTTGTTTGGGCGATGCCGGGGAGCGACCTCGGACGTCAAGGCTCGACGGCTCCACGGCGATGAACGTTGGCGCACGCGCGCGAGCGGAGCCGTGGGTCTCGGATGATTGGGCCCCGGGGAAGCTACGGGTCAATCGACGTTGGCGGCCTGGGGGTCTCGCGCACGGGGACGTAGCACCTCCCGGCATGCTCGTAGAGCTGGCCGCACGGAGGCCGACCCACCATTTCGAACCAGCACCCGCCGTTGATCTCCACCTGTCCGCCCGGAGGTGGCAAGCACGGAGGGGCCTGCTGCCGCTCCAGGCGCTTCGGGGGCATGGGCACGGCGATGGCGCCGCCGTCACGCGTCAGCCAGTCGGTGGTGATGTGCTCGGGTAGGGGCCACTCCGGAGAGGGATCGATGCGGATGGGCTCGGGGTGCAGCGCGAGCACACCCCGCAGGGAGATGCTCACGGCGAGAGCCCCCAGCACACGCGGAGGCCAGGTGGCGGGCAGCCACACCGACCACGCCTTCCGCTCCCGAGTGGGCTCGACCCGCAGCACCACTCGCGAGACCACGACGAAGGGAGCCGTGCTCCCTGTCTTCCACGCGCACGCGATGGAAAAGAGGATGAGCTCCAACCTGCTGAACCCGTGGTGCCTGGCGCCGATGAAGACTCGGGCCCACTCGCGCCGTTTCTTGAGGGTCATGTTGGCGGGGTTACTAGCGCGTACCGCGAGAGCTTGTCCACGGTCCACGCCCGCGGACGCCGACACTCTTCTTGTCGCGGCATTGTGTGGTCAGTCCGCATGCGCACGATGTCTATGTATCCATTTTCTTGATGAATAATAATATCGTGTCGTCGATTTCCCTCGAAACATCGTCTTGACAGCCTTGGAACCAGATAATAGGTTAGACCTGTAAAACAGGCAATAACCAGATTTGGTACGGCCAAAAACATGATCATGAAGAAGTGTGAGGATGGATTCAGGAGCCTCCGCACGAAGGCCCTCGTGTCGCGCAAGCTGTCTCATTCTGTCTCGGTGCTTTTCCTCGCGGCCGCTCTGAGCGGATGCGGAGCGGGGGGCGAGGGAGGGGAGCCCTCGGACATTCAGACGACGGCGCGCGGCGAGGACCGGCTGGAGCTGGTTTCGAGCTGCACGCCACTGTGCAGTGGGAGCTGCACGCCGGTGCAACTCGCGCAAGTCTCCGGTCTCGACAAGCCCATCCTTCCCGTGGGCAACGACGTGTACTTCGCCGGGGCGATCACGTACGAGGCCAGCTACAGCTACTTCGGCCGTGTCTCCAGGCAGGGCGGCTCGAGTGTCCTGCTCGCCCAGAATCTCCAGCGCCCGCCCACGCTCTTGTCGAACGGAACCTCCGCCTACGCCGTCGTCCCATATCCGAGAAACTCAGGGCTCGGCCACCTGAACGAGATCAAGCCCGACGGAAGCATCACCCCGGTGCCGGGCGTCGACGGCTCCCGGTCCGTCTCCATCACCGCCGTGGACGCGACGAAACTCTACGCGTTGGATCTCAGTAACGAGACCGTCTGGTCGACGCCGCTCACGGGAGGCGCCTGGACCCAGGCCACCGGGCCGATCCCGAACACGGCGGGCCGGAGCGTGCGCGCGGACAACACCCACCTGTACATCGTGGCCGACGACGTGGCGAAGAACGAGTCCATCGTGTGGAAGGCCCCGAAGCAGGGCCTGGCGACGCCCACGCGGTTCATCACCCTGCCGGGCAGCATCGTGTCGCTCACCATGGACGACACGGACCTCTACTTCGCCGACCGCACGGGTGGCATCTACAAGGCGTCCAAGAGCAGTGGTGCCGTCACCCGGCTCGCGAGCACCGCGACCAATTTGTCCATCACCGTCGATGCGGAGCGCTACTACTGGTTCAATGGCGCGGCCCTGACGGCGACGTGCAAGAACGGCGGCGGTTCCCAGGTGCTGGCCACCGTTT
This genomic interval from Cystobacter ferrugineus contains the following:
- a CDS encoding DNA ligase, which gives rise to MADIADGEQVEVKGSGKKPYILKNTGGVYSCTCPAWRNQSVGIERRTCKHLRKVRGDEAENTRLGTLAASAPLPSREGDSEGPGVTAPPLLLAHPWENDVELTGWWMSEKLDGVRAYWDGKQFLSRQGNPFLAPEWFTARLPDFPLDGELFGGQRKFQHTVSIVRRQDRSDAWKSLAFVIFDAPGVDAPFEERLARCQRYVEDMAPPYARWLPHEPCRDVAHLRAELARVEALGGEGLMLRQPGSRYEAGRSPTLLKVKSFKDDEARVVGHVAGAGRHKGRMGALEVELRDGTRFSVGTGFSDQERREPPAVGTIITFRYQELTDGGVPRFPSYVGVRLDAEPFPPVARR
- a CDS encoding TetR/AcrR family transcriptional regulator, with translation MNATTADRILDAAQAIMIERGYSGFSYADIAEVVKISKPTIHHHFPSKAMLARDVVVRYRENIRLSFTHLGQMVPDPLGQLKAYVSYWETCIREKTTPFCVCALLAAEMPTLPEEVGAEVRDHFRELAGWLAKTLEEGRRRGSLAFGRTAALEAELFMATVHGAMLAARASGEWTVFSSVTTEALRLLQTRT